In the genome of Bacillus sp. S3, one region contains:
- the narI gene encoding respiratory nitrate reductase subunit gamma, which yields MTFFQNFFWASFPYIMLTMFVVGHIYRYKVDQFGWSAKSSEFLEKKQLKWGSILFHYGIIFVFFGHVAGILIPKAFYDAVGITDHMYHFGAVWIGGLAGVATIIGVLLLMVRRFTVKRIYIHSTFRDILVLVLLAVIIISGFVNTVWITGRGVAFEYRETISPWFRGILSFNPTPGLMIGIPVGFQIHVVSALLLFGIWPFTRLVHVWSLPLEYLSRKFVVYRAVFGRRNIAMSAERKNKIE from the coding sequence ATGACATTTTTTCAAAATTTTTTCTGGGCATCTTTCCCATATATAATGTTAACGATGTTTGTAGTTGGACATATTTATCGCTATAAAGTCGACCAATTCGGCTGGTCCGCCAAATCAAGTGAATTTCTTGAAAAAAAGCAATTAAAATGGGGAAGTATTTTATTCCATTATGGGATTATCTTCGTGTTTTTTGGCCATGTAGCTGGAATCCTTATCCCAAAAGCTTTTTATGATGCTGTTGGAATTACCGATCACATGTATCATTTTGGTGCAGTTTGGATAGGGGGGCTGGCAGGGGTTGCGACCATAATAGGTGTTTTGTTGTTGATGGTTCGCCGATTTACTGTTAAACGAATCTATATTCACAGTACGTTTCGTGATATTTTGGTTCTGGTGTTACTTGCGGTTATTATTATTTCTGGCTTCGTAAATACAGTTTGGATTACAGGAAGAGGAGTAGCCTTCGAATATCGAGAAACGATTAGTCCATGGTTTCGCGGCATCCTTTCCTTCAATCCAACTCCTGGTCTGATGATTGGCATCCCGGTCGGTTTTCAAATTCATGTCGTTTCCGCCCTGCTGCTATTTGGTATTTGGCCATTTACGAGGCTTGTTCATGTATGGAGTTTGCCGTTGGAATACCTAAGCCGCAAATTTGTCGTTTACCGTGCTGTCTTTGGCAGAAGAAATATAGCAATGTCAGCAGAACGGAAAAATAAAATAGAATAA